In Myxococcaceae bacterium JPH2, a single genomic region encodes these proteins:
- a CDS encoding acyl-CoA dehydrogenase family protein — MDFDWTREQTDLYERALAFAKARLTDPRSGPGLFLEQWRHCGAFGFLGLPIPERYGGLGLDALTTARLMEALGRGCTDTGLVFSVGAHLFACVLPILEGGNDIQKARYLPRLCSGEWVGANAISEPEAGSDVFALQTRARRTDSGYVLDGTKSYVTNGPVADVFLVYAVTAPSHGYMGLSAFLVDKGTPGLTVGKPFQKMGLSTSPIAPIYLEDCQVPEAARLGAEGQGAPLFKRSMQWERACLFGGYVGLMERVLEQTVDFARERKQFKRAIGKNQAISHRLADMKQRLEASRLLLYRACWRMDRGEDAAMEVSLAKLAISEAAVQCGLDAIQIHGGMGYVSETGIERVLRDTIPSTLFSGTSEIQRDIIASNLGL; from the coding sequence ATGGACTTCGATTGGACGCGCGAGCAGACGGATCTCTATGAGCGTGCCCTCGCCTTCGCGAAGGCGAGGCTGACGGATCCGCGGTCGGGACCGGGGCTCTTCCTGGAGCAGTGGCGCCACTGCGGAGCGTTCGGCTTCCTGGGGCTGCCCATCCCCGAGCGCTATGGAGGACTGGGACTGGATGCGCTGACGACGGCGCGGCTGATGGAGGCCCTGGGGCGCGGCTGCACCGATACAGGGCTCGTGTTCTCCGTGGGGGCGCACTTGTTCGCGTGCGTATTACCCATCCTCGAAGGTGGTAACGACATACAAAAGGCACGCTACCTGCCGCGTCTGTGTTCTGGGGAATGGGTGGGCGCCAATGCCATCTCCGAGCCCGAGGCGGGCTCGGATGTCTTCGCGCTCCAGACGCGCGCGCGGCGCACGGACTCGGGCTACGTGCTGGATGGCACGAAGAGCTACGTCACCAATGGCCCCGTCGCGGACGTGTTCCTCGTCTATGCCGTCACGGCCCCATCCCACGGGTACATGGGCCTGAGCGCCTTCCTCGTGGACAAGGGCACGCCGGGCCTCACCGTGGGCAAGCCGTTCCAGAAGATGGGCCTGTCCACCTCGCCCATCGCGCCCATCTACCTGGAGGATTGCCAGGTCCCCGAGGCGGCGCGACTCGGCGCGGAGGGTCAGGGCGCGCCCCTCTTCAAGCGCTCCATGCAGTGGGAGCGCGCGTGCCTGTTCGGCGGCTACGTCGGGCTCATGGAGCGCGTGCTCGAACAGACGGTGGACTTCGCGCGCGAGCGCAAGCAGTTCAAGCGCGCCATCGGCAAGAACCAAGCCATTTCGCACCGCCTCGCGGACATGAAGCAGCGCCTGGAGGCCTCGCGCCTGCTGCTGTACCGCGCGTGCTGGCGCATGGACCGGGGCGAGGACGCGGCGATGGAGGTGTCGCTGGCGAAGCTGGCCATCAGCGAGGCGGCGGTGCAGTGCGGCCTGGATGCCATCCAGATCCACGGCGGCATGGGTTACGTGTCCGAGACGGGGATCGAACGGGTGCTGCGAGACACCATTCCCAGCACGCTGTTCTCCGGCACGTCGGAAATCCAGCGGGACATCATCGCGAGCAACCTGGGCCTATGA
- a CDS encoding Crp/Fnr family transcriptional regulator, protein QRLHTRSGPPTPDDFDELLCRRRKSRFFLAHPRAIAAFGRECTRRGIYPIEVEVQGRKVMAWRGVPILPCDKLPITEERTTSILVLRTGEADQGVIGLHHTGLPDEVEPGLSVRRMDVSEKAITSYLVSTYFSAALLVPDALGVLENVSLGS, encoded by the coding sequence AGCAGCGGCTCCACACGCGCTCGGGCCCGCCCACGCCGGACGACTTCGACGAGCTGCTCTGCCGGCGCAGGAAGTCGCGCTTCTTCCTGGCCCACCCGCGCGCCATCGCCGCGTTCGGCCGCGAGTGCACCCGACGGGGCATCTATCCCATCGAGGTGGAGGTGCAGGGCCGCAAGGTCATGGCGTGGCGGGGCGTTCCCATCCTGCCGTGCGACAAGCTGCCCATCACCGAGGAGCGCACCACGTCCATCCTCGTGCTGCGCACCGGCGAGGCGGATCAGGGCGTCATCGGCCTGCACCACACGGGCCTGCCGGACGAGGTGGAGCCCGGCCTCTCCGTGCGCCGGATGGACGTGAGCGAGAAGGCCATCACGTCCTACCTGGTCAGCACGTACTTCTCCGCGGCCCTCCTGGTCCCCGACGCGCTCGGGGTCCTGGAGAACGTGTCGCTGGGAAGCTGA
- a CDS encoding polyketide synthase has translation MRCESIAVVGMGFRLPGADSPRTLWNNLCDGLDVTGDIPPERWGVGLFQAMNSDAAGRIRGRRAGLVSDVDAVDANAFRLSKRELRQMDPQHRILFECAWHALEDAGLPLEGLRGSRTGVFVGSNFNDFQRMLARDWAALDGYSLLGTTPAFAANRISYAFDLRGPSTCSSVGCASSTVAVHEACRSLLLGEVELALAGGVELMLSPDSSIMLSQAGVLSSTGQCRTLDAGADGYVRGEGAGMIVLKRLSQVAPGERVYAVIRGGAVNHNGRNEWLMAPSVEAQADVIRQACERGGVAPASLDYVELHGSSFLKGDAAEALAIGQVLGGQRAAPCRLGAVSNNLGYLGAAAGIAQLIKVCLSLWHRTLPPTIHVDAPNPLIPFEELGLSIQTGREAWPVPALGEPRRAGVVSTSLGGANAFLVLEEAPARPPQTSPDASVEAHLLVFSAQSPEGLIARARQLRDFLVETDEAEARLVDVCFTAALKRQHHRHRVAMVGSSRAGLVSRLEDFLLNPAQTRWVEQGQPTSLVEASETFVDSGYVSREVFLVGGGACVSLPIHPFQRQRLWPEWLTPEEVSRAPGSVRAPVPAAAPVPERPGATDYRAGTPAEREARLADFLRAQLAEVLELEVASLDTRARTFFELGLNSLGVAQLKARITGALGIAMSATVLFEHPRLDALASRLRALMDDTPAAVPEGSHGEEWALVERIAGLSEEQARELIARKLAELTIEVG, from the coding sequence ATGCGGTGTGAGTCAATTGCGGTGGTCGGGATGGGATTCCGACTTCCTGGGGCGGATTCTCCTCGGACTCTCTGGAACAACCTATGTGACGGGTTGGATGTGACTGGTGATATCCCGCCAGAGCGCTGGGGCGTTGGTCTGTTTCAAGCCATGAATTCAGACGCCGCGGGTCGGATCCGCGGGCGGCGCGCGGGGCTGGTGTCAGACGTGGACGCCGTGGATGCCAATGCCTTTCGGCTCTCCAAGCGTGAGCTGCGGCAGATGGACCCGCAGCATCGGATCCTCTTCGAGTGCGCGTGGCACGCCCTGGAGGACGCGGGCCTGCCGCTGGAGGGCCTGCGCGGCAGTCGGACGGGCGTCTTCGTCGGCAGCAACTTCAACGACTTCCAGCGGATGCTGGCCCGCGACTGGGCGGCGCTGGATGGCTACTCCTTGTTGGGCACCACGCCCGCCTTCGCCGCCAACCGCATCTCCTACGCGTTCGACCTGCGAGGGCCGAGCACCTGCTCGAGCGTGGGGTGCGCCTCGTCCACCGTGGCGGTGCACGAGGCCTGCCGCAGCCTGCTCCTGGGCGAGGTGGAGCTGGCGCTCGCGGGCGGGGTGGAGCTGATGCTCTCGCCCGACAGCAGCATCATGCTGTCGCAGGCCGGTGTGTTGTCTTCCACTGGACAGTGCCGGACGTTGGATGCGGGCGCGGACGGCTACGTGCGCGGCGAGGGCGCGGGGATGATCGTCCTCAAGCGCCTGTCCCAGGTGGCGCCGGGGGAGCGCGTCTACGCGGTCATCCGCGGCGGCGCGGTGAACCACAACGGCCGCAACGAGTGGTTGATGGCCCCGAGCGTGGAGGCGCAGGCTGACGTCATCCGGCAGGCCTGTGAGCGGGGCGGGGTGGCGCCCGCCAGCCTCGACTATGTGGAGCTGCACGGCTCGTCCTTCCTCAAGGGGGACGCGGCCGAGGCGCTCGCCATCGGCCAGGTGCTGGGTGGCCAGCGCGCGGCACCGTGCCGGCTGGGCGCGGTGAGCAACAACCTGGGCTACCTGGGCGCGGCGGCGGGCATCGCCCAGCTCATCAAGGTCTGCCTGTCGCTCTGGCACCGGACGCTGCCGCCCACCATCCATGTGGACGCGCCCAACCCGCTCATCCCCTTCGAGGAGCTGGGCCTGAGCATCCAGACAGGACGCGAGGCCTGGCCTGTCCCGGCGCTGGGTGAGCCGCGACGCGCGGGTGTCGTGTCCACCTCCTTGGGCGGCGCCAATGCCTTTCTCGTGCTGGAGGAGGCCCCCGCGCGCCCACCCCAGACGTCTCCCGATGCTTCCGTCGAGGCCCACCTGCTGGTGTTCTCGGCGCAGTCGCCCGAGGGGTTGATCGCGCGTGCGCGACAGCTTCGTGACTTCCTCGTGGAGACGGACGAGGCCGAGGCGCGGCTCGTGGATGTTTGTTTTACCGCGGCCCTGAAACGCCAGCACCACCGCCACCGCGTGGCGATGGTGGGGAGCAGCCGTGCGGGATTGGTGTCGCGGCTCGAGGATTTCCTACTCAATCCCGCGCAGACGCGTTGGGTGGAGCAAGGCCAACCAACCTCACTGGTTGAGGCGTCAGAGACCTTTGTTGACTCGGGATATGTTTCGCGAGAAGTCTTTCTCGTGGGTGGTGGGGCCTGCGTGAGTCTTCCAATTCATCCCTTTCAGAGACAGCGTTTGTGGCCGGAATGGCTGACGCCCGAGGAGGTGTCTCGTGCGCCCGGCTCGGTCCGCGCCCCCGTGCCCGCCGCGGCGCCCGTGCCCGAGCGCCCGGGTGCCACGGACTACCGCGCGGGCACTCCCGCGGAGCGTGAGGCCCGGCTCGCGGACTTCCTGCGCGCGCAGCTCGCGGAGGTGCTGGAGCTGGAGGTGGCGTCGCTGGACACGCGCGCGCGGACCTTCTTCGAGCTGGGGCTCAACTCCCTGGGCGTCGCGCAGCTCAAGGCGCGCATCACCGGGGCGCTGGGCATCGCGATGTCGGCGACGGTCCTCTTCGAGCACCCCCGGTTGGACGCGTTGGCGTCGCGCCTGCGCGCGCTGATGGATGACACGCCGGCGGCTGTTCCCGAGGGCTCCCACGGCGAGGAGTGGGCGCTGGTGGAGCGCATCGCGGGGCTGTCCGAGGAGCAGGCGCGCGAACTGATTGCCCGGAAGCTGGCGGAACTCACCATCGAGGTCGGATGA
- a CDS encoding amino acid adenylation domain-containing protein gives MRLDDIVRRSAARFPTSVAVKGPDETLTYGQLDALANRVARALLELGVQRGDRVGLWTEKSARAVAAMQGIARLGAAYVPLDPHSPASRTLRIVEDCGIQVVVTSASRAGDLSVEGRAPPRLLLVDDTGPGFAWGQLSARSAEPVPPHGLEEDALAYILYTSGSTGTPKGVCISHRNALAFIEWCHALLGTTPEDRFSNHAPFYFDLSVLDLYAAFLGGASVTLIPEALAFAPRKLVEFVQSERFTVWYSVPSALILMMREGGLLEHADLPFRAVLFAGEPFPIKHLRPLREHLPQARCFNLYGPTETNVCTFHEVKDIAPERTEPVPIGLASCGDRVWLARAEGEELGELMVEGPTVMRGYWGHPPQGDRPYATGDLCRELPDGAFEYVGRRDSMLKVRGRRIEPGEIEAALLTHPDVQAVGVVARGSGLEARLVACVVSPSPRPPSLLQLKKHCAERLPRYMIVDEVRVLSELPRTQNGKLDRRALTERVQRPSAED, from the coding sequence ATGAGACTCGACGACATCGTGCGCCGCTCGGCCGCGCGGTTCCCCACGTCCGTCGCGGTGAAGGGTCCGGACGAGACGCTCACCTATGGCCAGCTCGACGCGCTCGCCAACCGCGTGGCCCGAGCCCTCCTCGAGCTGGGCGTCCAGCGGGGCGACCGGGTGGGCCTCTGGACGGAGAAGTCCGCGCGCGCGGTGGCGGCCATGCAGGGCATCGCGAGGCTCGGTGCGGCGTATGTGCCGTTGGATCCGCACAGCCCCGCCTCGCGGACCCTGCGCATCGTGGAGGACTGCGGCATCCAGGTGGTGGTGACGTCCGCCTCGCGCGCGGGCGACTTGAGCGTCGAGGGCCGCGCGCCCCCGCGCCTGCTCCTCGTGGATGACACCGGGCCGGGGTTCGCGTGGGGACAGCTCTCCGCCCGCTCCGCGGAGCCGGTGCCACCTCACGGGCTCGAGGAGGACGCGCTCGCGTACATCCTCTACACGTCGGGCTCCACGGGCACGCCCAAGGGCGTGTGCATCAGCCACCGCAACGCGCTGGCCTTCATCGAGTGGTGCCACGCGCTTCTCGGGACGACGCCCGAGGATCGCTTCAGCAACCACGCGCCCTTCTACTTCGACCTGTCCGTCCTGGACCTCTACGCGGCGTTCCTCGGCGGCGCCTCGGTGACGCTCATCCCCGAGGCGCTCGCCTTCGCGCCCCGGAAGCTGGTGGAGTTCGTCCAGAGCGAGCGCTTCACCGTCTGGTACTCGGTGCCCTCGGCCCTCATCTTGATGATGCGCGAGGGCGGCTTGCTGGAGCACGCGGACCTGCCCTTCCGCGCGGTCCTCTTCGCGGGAGAACCCTTCCCCATCAAGCACTTGCGCCCGCTGAGAGAGCACCTGCCACAAGCACGGTGCTTCAACCTCTACGGTCCCACCGAGACGAACGTGTGCACGTTCCACGAGGTGAAGGACATCGCCCCCGAGCGCACCGAGCCCGTCCCCATCGGCCTCGCGAGCTGCGGCGACCGGGTGTGGCTGGCGCGCGCCGAGGGCGAGGAGCTGGGCGAGCTGATGGTGGAGGGGCCCACGGTGATGCGGGGCTACTGGGGCCACCCACCGCAGGGAGACCGTCCCTACGCCACGGGAGACCTGTGCCGCGAGCTCCCGGACGGCGCCTTCGAGTACGTCGGCCGGCGCGACAGCATGCTCAAGGTGCGCGGCCGGCGCATCGAGCCCGGAGAGATTGAAGCGGCGCTCCTCACCCACCCGGACGTCCAGGCGGTGGGCGTGGTCGCGCGCGGCAGCGGACTGGAGGCGCGGCTCGTCGCGTGCGTGGTGAGCCCCAGCCCGCGACCTCCGTCCCTGCTCCAGCTCAAGAAGCACTGCGCGGAGCGCCTGCCCCGCTACATGATTGTCGACGAGGTGCGCGTGCTGTCGGAGCTGCCGCGCACGCAGAACGGCAAGCTGGACCGCCGCGCGTTGACGGAGCGCGTGCAGCGGCCGAGCGCGGAGGACTGA
- a CDS encoding SDR family NAD(P)-dependent oxidoreductase, whose product MNRKDGVGSELTPLQQALLTIEKLQRKLVAVTSGSEDAIAIIGMGCRFPGGASGTARFRELLWGGRESVVEVPAERRSLQGIHDPDPAAPGKSTLRRAAFVDGVERFDAEFFRISRREAEGMDPQQRFFLEVCWEALEDAGLPPHALRGTRTGVFAGVHARDYALIAEGGLEKVGAHYSSGVDASYVPGRLSYLLGLEGPSLAVDTACSSSLVAVHLACQSLHAGESTVAIAGGVKLLLAPHLSVFLTKAGALSPSQRCRAFDAAADGMVQGEGCGVVILKRLRDAVRDGDRVLATLRATAMNHDGASGGLTVPNVRAQESLYRLALQRAGIEPGQVDYLEAHGTGTRLGDPIELEGVARVYGAGRAPEHPLWMGSLKPNIGHTEAAAGIAGLIKAVCILQSGTIPPSLHFEHPTPEFSWEGSGLAVVREHTPLAPQGRAHRVAVSSFGMSGMNAHAIVESYREAPSAHLDAGPYLLPLSARSEAGLRELAGTWLRQLTEVPDANLRDACFTAGAGRSHHEHRMALVAQTPEALRALLRSAAEGRGGAGIHRGSLTGAPPKGVTFIFGDDVEQVDGLVRELLARDPSSMRQLEGLDAAFRRVAGWSVSEHLARGSRGPQAADVRARGTGVLLACQLALVAWWRACGVEPLAVAGHGAGGIAAAVVAGLLTEEEAIRLALRLPDPEPLLARTARCHFFSFAEESWLSEGAMPPSGRWVREAVASESPDWDLVAEHLVARDFASVFLEVACGEALADALDASARRRGREVLVLKGDPRDGGEVLQGVLTRAARVYCAGLTLRFDYLFPEARKVSAPTYPWQRERYWWDGQREAPRVVSSPTPDVSARWEGLLWDLVWRPREVAPESTKRGGRWLAVTENLEAARPLREAWGTEHGELVVACAGPTSARATPGEHRVDFGQGASFARMLDEVVASGEPLRGVLFLASQDPLEESAPRGAAARRQAVAFTFLVQAMARTALPGAPRLVLVTRGAQEEDGATGPLSLAGASLWGLARVLAHEHSELRCKRVDLDARPGMEALRALPGELAIPAASDDDEVKLRGGQRFVSALIPGQRAVGATGAFRPRADRTYVVTGGLGGIGLRLAQWLVAQGARHVSLWGRSGESAQAREVLASLRATGARVETRRVDVGQRDAVAEGLDALRRGGPPLGGVFHCAGVLADASFLQLEPAAFDTVMGPKVDGAWNLHTLVTDATVEQFVLFSSTAGLVGSPGQGNYAAANAFLDALARFRRARGLPAVSLQWGSWGEVGMAATDARRGERLAERGMSPMSVDEALGVMAVTLADAPVNRGIARFDPKRWAHAHPAIAGSALFRELLPTAEQGAATGTPRKLREVLLALEPDARARALEARLKEMIAEVSRVAPERLSSTDSFEALGFDSIMALELRDLVLAELDVGLPLKSFVDEHSIAQVVAELLERLAVARVLTAGASERTDTKRVLL is encoded by the coding sequence ATGAATCGCAAGGACGGCGTGGGCTCGGAGCTGACTCCCCTCCAGCAGGCCCTGCTCACCATCGAGAAGCTCCAGCGCAAGCTGGTCGCGGTCACCTCGGGGAGCGAGGACGCCATCGCCATCATCGGCATGGGGTGTCGCTTCCCGGGCGGGGCCTCGGGGACGGCGCGCTTCCGCGAGCTGCTGTGGGGCGGGCGCGAGTCGGTGGTGGAGGTCCCGGCGGAGCGCCGCTCGCTGCAGGGCATTCATGATCCGGACCCCGCGGCTCCCGGCAAGTCCACGCTGCGCCGGGCGGCCTTCGTGGACGGGGTGGAGCGCTTCGACGCGGAGTTCTTCCGCATCTCGCGGCGCGAGGCGGAGGGGATGGATCCGCAGCAGCGCTTCTTCCTGGAGGTGTGCTGGGAGGCGCTGGAGGACGCGGGGCTGCCGCCGCACGCGCTGCGAGGAACGCGAACCGGCGTGTTCGCGGGCGTCCACGCTCGGGACTACGCCCTCATCGCGGAGGGCGGGTTGGAGAAGGTCGGCGCGCACTACTCGTCCGGAGTGGATGCCAGCTACGTCCCGGGTCGCCTGTCGTATCTGCTCGGGCTCGAGGGCCCGAGCCTGGCGGTGGACACCGCGTGCTCGTCGTCGCTCGTCGCCGTGCACCTGGCGTGTCAGAGCCTGCATGCGGGGGAGTCGACGGTCGCCATCGCGGGGGGCGTGAAGCTGCTGCTGGCCCCGCACCTCAGCGTGTTCCTCACCAAGGCGGGCGCGCTGTCTCCCTCGCAGCGGTGCCGCGCCTTCGACGCCGCGGCGGACGGCATGGTGCAGGGCGAGGGCTGCGGGGTCGTCATCCTCAAGCGCCTCCGGGACGCCGTGCGCGATGGGGACCGAGTGCTCGCCACGCTGCGCGCGACGGCGATGAACCACGATGGCGCGAGCGGGGGCCTCACGGTCCCGAACGTCCGCGCCCAGGAGTCGCTCTATCGCCTCGCGCTCCAGCGCGCCGGCATCGAGCCCGGCCAGGTGGACTACCTGGAGGCCCACGGTACGGGCACGCGGCTGGGTGACCCCATCGAGTTGGAGGGCGTGGCGCGGGTGTACGGGGCCGGGCGCGCTCCCGAGCACCCGCTGTGGATGGGGTCGCTCAAGCCGAACATCGGACACACGGAGGCCGCGGCGGGGATCGCCGGGCTCATCAAGGCGGTGTGCATCCTCCAGTCCGGGACGATTCCTCCGTCGCTCCACTTCGAGCACCCGACGCCGGAGTTCTCCTGGGAGGGCTCGGGGCTGGCCGTCGTCCGCGAGCACACGCCGCTTGCGCCTCAGGGCCGCGCGCACCGCGTCGCCGTCAGTTCCTTTGGCATGAGCGGCATGAACGCGCACGCCATCGTCGAGTCCTATCGCGAGGCACCCTCGGCGCACCTCGATGCGGGGCCCTACCTCCTGCCCTTGTCGGCGCGGAGCGAGGCGGGGCTTCGCGAGCTGGCGGGCACGTGGCTGCGCCAGCTCACCGAGGTGCCGGACGCGAACCTTCGTGACGCGTGCTTCACCGCCGGCGCGGGGCGCTCGCATCACGAGCATCGCATGGCGCTCGTGGCGCAGACGCCCGAGGCCCTGCGGGCCCTATTGCGCAGCGCGGCCGAGGGGCGCGGCGGCGCGGGCATCCACCGAGGTTCGCTCACGGGCGCGCCACCGAAGGGCGTGACGTTCATCTTCGGCGATGACGTCGAGCAGGTGGATGGGCTCGTGCGGGAGCTGCTTGCTCGGGACCCTTCCTCGATGCGGCAGCTCGAGGGGCTGGACGCCGCGTTCCGCCGGGTGGCGGGCTGGTCGGTCTCCGAGCACCTGGCGCGCGGAAGTCGCGGGCCCCAGGCCGCGGATGTCCGAGCGCGAGGCACGGGTGTCCTGCTGGCGTGCCAGCTCGCGCTGGTCGCGTGGTGGCGCGCGTGCGGCGTCGAACCGCTGGCCGTCGCGGGGCATGGCGCGGGCGGAATCGCCGCGGCGGTCGTCGCTGGGTTGCTCACGGAAGAAGAAGCGATCCGTCTGGCGCTGCGCCTGCCGGACCCCGAGCCCCTCCTGGCTCGCACCGCGCGCTGCCACTTCTTCTCCTTCGCGGAGGAGTCGTGGCTCTCCGAAGGCGCCATGCCGCCCTCGGGCAGGTGGGTGCGCGAGGCGGTGGCCTCCGAGTCGCCGGATTGGGACCTGGTGGCCGAGCATCTGGTGGCGCGTGACTTCGCCTCCGTCTTCCTGGAGGTGGCGTGTGGTGAAGCGCTCGCGGACGCGCTGGACGCCTCCGCGCGGCGACGCGGTCGCGAGGTGCTCGTCCTCAAGGGGGATCCGCGAGACGGCGGCGAGGTGCTCCAGGGCGTGCTGACTCGGGCCGCGCGCGTGTACTGCGCGGGGCTCACCTTGCGCTTCGACTACCTGTTCCCCGAGGCGCGCAAGGTCTCGGCTCCGACGTATCCCTGGCAGCGCGAGCGTTACTGGTGGGATGGCCAGCGCGAGGCGCCGCGCGTCGTGTCGTCTCCGACTCCAGACGTGTCCGCGCGTTGGGAGGGGCTGCTCTGGGACCTGGTGTGGCGTCCTCGGGAGGTTGCTCCTGAGTCGACGAAGCGGGGCGGGCGCTGGCTCGCCGTGACGGAGAACCTGGAGGCGGCGCGTCCGCTTCGCGAGGCCTGGGGGACGGAGCACGGCGAGCTGGTGGTGGCGTGCGCCGGGCCCACCTCCGCGCGTGCGACGCCGGGCGAGCACCGGGTCGACTTCGGTCAGGGCGCTTCCTTCGCGCGAATGCTGGATGAGGTGGTGGCCTCGGGCGAGCCACTGCGTGGCGTGCTCTTCCTGGCGAGTCAGGACCCACTGGAAGAGTCCGCACCCCGGGGCGCGGCGGCGCGGCGTCAGGCCGTGGCGTTCACTTTCCTGGTCCAGGCGATGGCGCGCACCGCGCTGCCGGGCGCTCCCCGGCTGGTGCTCGTCACCCGAGGCGCACAGGAGGAGGACGGCGCGACGGGGCCGCTGTCGCTCGCGGGCGCGTCGCTCTGGGGGCTGGCCCGTGTGCTCGCGCACGAGCACTCCGAGCTGCGGTGCAAGCGGGTGGACCTGGATGCGCGACCCGGCATGGAGGCGTTGCGCGCGCTCCCCGGGGAGCTGGCGATTCCAGCGGCGAGTGACGACGACGAAGTGAAGCTTCGCGGGGGGCAGCGATTCGTCTCCGCGCTCATTCCGGGACAGCGCGCCGTGGGCGCCACGGGCGCGTTCCGTCCGCGCGCGGATCGGACCTACGTCGTCACGGGGGGCCTGGGTGGCATTGGCCTGCGGCTGGCCCAGTGGTTGGTCGCGCAGGGCGCGCGTCACGTGTCGCTGTGGGGCCGCTCAGGCGAGAGCGCGCAGGCTCGCGAGGTGCTGGCATCGCTGCGCGCGACGGGGGCTCGCGTGGAGACGCGCCGGGTGGACGTGGGCCAGCGCGACGCCGTGGCGGAGGGGCTCGACGCGCTTCGGCGCGGAGGTCCTCCGTTGGGGGGCGTCTTCCATTGCGCGGGCGTGCTCGCGGACGCGTCGTTCCTGCAACTGGAGCCCGCTGCCTTCGACACGGTGATGGGGCCCAAGGTGGATGGCGCGTGGAACCTCCACACGCTCGTCACGGACGCCACCGTGGAGCAGTTCGTCCTCTTCTCCTCGACGGCGGGGTTGGTGGGCTCGCCCGGACAGGGCAACTACGCCGCCGCCAACGCCTTCCTCGATGCCCTGGCCCGCTTCCGCCGCGCGCGGGGGCTGCCGGCGGTCAGCCTCCAGTGGGGAAGCTGGGGCGAGGTCGGCATGGCCGCCACGGACGCACGGCGCGGCGAGCGACTCGCCGAGCGAGGCATGTCGCCGATGTCCGTGGACGAGGCGCTGGGCGTGATGGCCGTCACGCTCGCGGACGCTCCGGTCAACCGCGGCATCGCGCGCTTCGACCCGAAGCGCTGGGCGCACGCCCATCCCGCCATCGCGGGCAGCGCGCTGTTCCGCGAGCTGCTGCCCACGGCGGAGCAAGGCGCCGCGACGGGGACTCCGCGCAAGCTGCGCGAGGTGCTGCTGGCGCTGGAGCCAGACGCCCGCGCCCGCGCGCTGGAGGCCCGGCTCAAGGAGATGATCGCGGAGGTCAGCCGCGTGGCCCCCGAGCGGCTGTCGTCCACCGACTCGTTCGAGGCGCTGGGGTTCGACTCCATCATGGCCCTGGAGCTGCGGGACCTGGTGCTCGCCGAGCTGGACGTGGGGCTGCCGCTCAAGAGCTTCGTGGATGAGCACTCCATCGCGCAGGTGGTGGCGGAGCTGCTGGAGCGGCTCGCGGTGGCGCGGGTGCTGACCGCGGGGGCCTCGGAGCGCACGGATACCAAGCGGGTGCTGCTATGA